One region of Candidatus Hydrogenedentota bacterium genomic DNA includes:
- a CDS encoding low specificity L-threonine aldolase codes for MPEPNYDAFASDNASGICPEAWAALDRANTGFAPAYGEDGYTRAAADAIRDFFEVDCEVFFVFNGTAANSLALASLCESYHSVLCHERAHVETDECGAPEFFSNGTKILTVGGANGKVDLAALEHQITRRQDIHYPKPRVISITQATESGTVYTPEELRNVWALARKYGLRIHLDGSRLPNAIASLGVPPRAITWEAGVDVLCLGGTKAGLAAGEAVVFFRKDLAEEFGYRCKQAGQLGSKMRFLAAPFLGVLESGAYLRHAAHANARAEQLAQGFTRLGVALLYPREANAVFARLNAPVAKVLRAKGWRFYEFIGGGGARFMCSWNTAPEDVDALLADLANLG; via the coding sequence ATGCCCGAGCCGAATTACGACGCCTTCGCCAGTGACAACGCCAGCGGGATCTGTCCGGAGGCCTGGGCCGCGCTGGATCGCGCGAACACGGGCTTCGCCCCGGCCTATGGCGAGGACGGCTACACCCGCGCGGCGGCCGACGCCATCCGCGATTTCTTCGAGGTGGATTGCGAAGTGTTCTTCGTGTTCAACGGCACCGCGGCGAATTCGCTGGCGCTGGCGAGCCTCTGCGAGAGCTACCACAGCGTGCTGTGCCACGAGCGCGCCCACGTGGAGACGGACGAGTGCGGCGCGCCGGAATTCTTCTCCAACGGAACGAAGATCCTGACCGTGGGCGGAGCAAACGGAAAAGTGGACCTGGCGGCGCTGGAACACCAGATCACCCGGCGGCAGGATATCCACTACCCGAAGCCGCGCGTCATCAGCATCACCCAGGCCACCGAATCGGGCACGGTGTACACGCCCGAAGAGCTCCGGAACGTCTGGGCGCTGGCGCGAAAATATGGCCTTCGGATCCACCTCGACGGATCGCGCCTGCCCAACGCGATCGCATCGCTCGGGGTCCCGCCGCGCGCCATCACGTGGGAGGCGGGCGTGGACGTGCTCTGTCTCGGCGGCACGAAGGCCGGCCTGGCCGCGGGCGAGGCCGTCGTCTTTTTCCGGAAGGATCTGGCCGAGGAATTCGGCTACCGCTGCAAGCAGGCGGGTCAGCTGGGCTCGAAAATGCGCTTTCTCGCCGCGCCCTTTCTCGGCGTGCTGGAGAGCGGCGCCTACCTGCGGCACGCGGCGCACGCGAACGCCCGGGCGGAACAACTCGCGCAAGGTTTCACGCGCCTGGGCGTCGCTCTGCTCTACCCGCGCGAGGCCAACGCCGTCTTCGCGCGCTTGAATGCCCCAGTGGCGAAGGTCCTGCGAGCGAAGGGGTGGCGTTTCTACGAGTTCATCGGCGGCGGCGGCGCGCGCTTCATGTGCTCCTGGAACACCGCGCCGGAAGACGTGGACGCGCTGCTGGCGGACCTTGCGAATCTGGGGTGA
- a CDS encoding nucleotidyltransferase domain-containing protein — translation MSQPRIAIPQEEIEAFCRKWRVREFSLFGSVLRDDFRDDSDVDVLVEFDAAAPWSLWDWPYMIDELKAVFGREVDLVEKDALRNEQRRRAILSEHRVLYAA, via the coding sequence ATGAGCCAGCCCAGAATCGCCATACCGCAGGAGGAGATCGAAGCCTTTTGCCGGAAATGGCGCGTGCGCGAGTTTTCTCTCTTCGGCTCCGTCCTTCGCGACGACTTTCGCGACGACAGCGATGTGGATGTGCTGGTGGAATTCGACGCGGCCGCCCCGTGGAGCCTGTGGGACTGGCCGTACATGATCGACGAGTTGAAGGCTGTTTTTGGCCGCGAGGTGGACTTGGTGGAGAAGGACGCCCTTCGGAACGAGCAGCGCCGCAGGGCCATACTTTCGGAGCATCGGGTGCTTTATGCCGCTTAG
- a CDS encoding DUF86 domain-containing protein, which produces MISAFVEGISVDQYLADRKTQLAVERLIEIIGEAARGMSKAFRDSEPDIPWRGIIGQRNVLAHEYGEVKQERIWNVAPREIPILIGHLERLTSADPE; this is translated from the coding sequence TTGATAAGCGCGTTCGTCGAAGGGATTTCCGTTGATCAGTATCTGGCGGACAGGAAAACCCAGCTTGCCGTTGAACGGCTCATAGAGATCATCGGGGAGGCGGCCCGGGGAATGTCCAAGGCTTTTCGGGACAGCGAACCTGACATACCCTGGCGGGGCATAATCGGACAGCGAAACGTGCTGGCGCACGAGTACGGCGAAGTAAAGCAGGAACGCATATGGAATGTCGCGCCGCGAGAAATTCCCATCCTGATAGGGCATCTTGAACGGCTGACGTCCGCGGATCCCGAATGA
- the thrS gene encoding threonine--tRNA ligase, whose protein sequence is MCSQPHDDPKQSFIYKVRHSLAHIMAQAVLEIRPQAKMAFGPPVEFGFYYDFDFGGEPIGERDLEQIENAMRRIIKEKQPFEQSYRSLEEARELLAATDQTYKIEYARELVETGKAGPEGLGFYVNGPFIDMCEGPHLAHTGEVPKACFKLDRISGSYWRGDEKKPMLTRIYGLAFESKAELNGYIERRKLAMERDHRKLGQELDLFFMDEEVGVGLPMWMPNGAVVRDELEQWAREIEFRAGYQRVSTPAITRGDLYHRSGHLPYYADSMYPAMVVDDHDEYYLRPMNCPHHHKIYAARPHSYRDLPLRLAEYGNTYRYEKHGSLAGLLRVRAMCMNDAHIYCTPEQVEQEFRAVMDMYSYYYGHLRMGNFRVRLSLHDPASDKFAGKTEEWLQSEAVVREVLHNLGVEFEEEKGEAAFYGPKIDIQVKNLLGREETVSTCQLDFVVAERFNLEYVDSDGSHKTPFIIHRAPLSTHERMISFLIELYGGAFPTWMAPVQVKLIPVNDDVAGYAHQIAGELRESLFRAEIDESNESFNKKIRNAITHKIPNIWIIGNKEKENGNITWRRYSSKDQETMSIENAKKLMEQLRGERTMDNFRMTKLYVCSNPDCGLRTLYFPRSQSSPDDVDGAHDLNEYNANVAPDSQADNITYALDLAEYMNCKELECSVCKGKMYLR, encoded by the coding sequence ATGTGCAGCCAGCCCCACGACGACCCGAAGCAGTCTTTTATCTATAAAGTGCGCCATTCGCTGGCCCACATCATGGCCCAGGCCGTGCTCGAAATCCGCCCCCAGGCCAAGATGGCCTTCGGCCCGCCCGTGGAGTTCGGGTTCTACTACGACTTCGACTTCGGCGGCGAACCCATCGGCGAGCGCGACCTGGAACAGATCGAGAACGCCATGCGCCGCATCATCAAGGAAAAACAGCCCTTCGAGCAGTCCTACAGGTCGCTGGAAGAGGCGCGGGAACTGCTCGCGGCGACGGACCAGACCTACAAGATCGAATACGCGCGGGAACTGGTGGAAACCGGGAAAGCGGGCCCCGAGGGCCTCGGCTTTTATGTGAATGGCCCCTTTATCGACATGTGCGAGGGGCCGCACCTGGCGCACACCGGCGAGGTGCCGAAGGCCTGCTTCAAGCTGGACCGCATCTCCGGCAGCTACTGGCGCGGCGACGAGAAGAAGCCGATGCTCACCCGCATCTACGGGCTGGCGTTTGAGTCAAAGGCCGAATTGAACGGCTACATCGAGCGGCGCAAGCTCGCCATGGAGCGGGACCACCGCAAACTGGGCCAGGAACTCGACCTCTTCTTCATGGACGAGGAGGTGGGCGTGGGCCTGCCGATGTGGATGCCGAATGGCGCCGTGGTGCGGGACGAACTGGAGCAGTGGGCCCGCGAGATCGAGTTCCGCGCGGGCTACCAGCGCGTGAGCACCCCCGCCATCACCCGCGGCGACCTCTACCACCGCTCGGGGCACCTCCCCTACTACGCCGACTCCATGTACCCCGCCATGGTGGTGGACGATCACGACGAATATTACCTCCGCCCGATGAACTGCCCGCACCACCACAAGATCTACGCGGCGCGGCCCCACTCCTACCGCGACCTCCCGCTCCGCCTGGCGGAATACGGCAACACCTACCGCTACGAGAAGCACGGCTCCCTCGCGGGCCTGCTCCGCGTCCGCGCCATGTGCATGAACGACGCCCACATCTACTGCACCCCCGAGCAGGTGGAGCAGGAATTCCGCGCCGTCATGGACATGTACAGCTACTACTACGGCCACCTGCGCATGGGCAACTTCCGCGTGCGCCTGAGCCTCCACGACCCCGCGTCGGACAAGTTCGCCGGCAAGACCGAGGAATGGCTCCAGAGCGAGGCCGTCGTGCGCGAGGTGCTGCACAATCTCGGCGTGGAGTTTGAGGAGGAGAAAGGCGAAGCCGCCTTCTACGGCCCCAAGATCGACATCCAGGTAAAGAACCTCCTCGGCCGCGAAGAGACCGTCTCCACCTGCCAGCTCGACTTCGTGGTGGCGGAACGCTTCAACCTCGAATACGTGGACTCCGACGGATCGCACAAGACCCCGTTCATCATCCACCGCGCGCCCCTCAGCACCCACGAGCGCATGATCAGCTTCCTCATCGAGCTCTACGGCGGCGCCTTCCCCACCTGGATGGCCCCCGTGCAGGTCAAGCTCATCCCCGTCAACGACGACGTCGCCGGCTACGCCCACCAGATCGCCGGCGAACTCCGCGAAAGCCTCTTCCGCGCCGAGATCGACGAGAGCAACGAGAGCTTCAACAAAAAAATCCGCAACGCCATCACCCACAAGATCCCGAACATCTGGATCATCGGCAACAAGGAAAAGGAAAACGGCAACATCACCTGGCGGCGGTATAGCAGCAAAGACCAAGAGACTATGAGCATCGAAAATGCAAAAAAGCTGATGGAACAACTTCGAGGAGAACGGACAATGGACAATTTCAGGATGACCAAACTTTACGTATGTTCAAATCCCGATTGTGGCTTGAGAACGTTGTATTTTCCAAGATCTCAAAGCTCTCCCGATGATGTGGATGGTGCGCACGACCTTAATGAATACAACGCCAATGTTGCTCCAGATTCTCAGGCCGATAACATCACTTACGCCTTGGACTTGGCCGAATACATGAACTGCAAAGAACTAGAATGTTCCGTTTGTAAAGGGAAAATGTATCTTAGGTAG